TATCGAGACGTTTGTCCCGGCGTCGAGCTGGTGGATACGGACGGAGATTTCGGTCAGAACATCCGGACCGGTCTGGAAGCGGTGATCGCCCGCTGCGGGCGCTGCACCACCGCCGTCACCACCTGCGACGTGCTGCCGGTGGAGAGCGAGCTGGCAGTGCTGCTGGAGGACTTTCGACAGCGCTCACCGCTGGATTTCTGGATGCCCCAGATCCGGGTGCCCACCGATCCCCACCGCCTCGGTGCCTCGGAGTGGAAGCCGCGCTACCGCATCGCCCCCCGGCGCGGCGAAGAGCCCGAAGAGACCCTCCCCGGGCACCTGGTCATCGCCGACGTGGCCGCCGTGCGCTTGGACCTGATGTACCGCATGTTCGAGCTCGCCTACCGTACCCGCAACCATCCGGTGGCCTACCGCAAGCGGGTCATCGCCCGCACCCTGCTCTTCTGGTTGGTCTCCCGGGACCTGCGCAGCATCCTGCGGCTGCAGCTGCCCACCCTCACCTTCCAGGCCGTACGCTATGGCACCGCCCTCGCCCGCGACCTCGCCGGCGGTACTATCGACGCGGATCGC
The genomic region above belongs to Acidobacteriota bacterium and contains:
- a CDS encoding NTP transferase domain-containing protein; amino-acid sequence: MDLPPIPLIILGGRDRRRSQLPDQDDGQQPLKGYKAVELRIGDRPLICHVLDRWRATGAFDPIFVAGPAQRYRDVCPGVELVDTDGDFGQNIRTGLEAVIARCGRCTTAVTTCDVLPVESELAVLLEDFRQRSPLDFWMPQIRVPTDPHRLGASEWKPRYRIAPRRGEEPEETLPGHLVIADVAAVRLDLMYRMFELAYRTRNHPVAYRKRVIARTLLFWLVSRDLRSILRLQLPTLTFQAVRYGTALARDLAGGTIDADRLAQLVHKLYIRRPHRRNYPQRRGFMPVLDGLSLAKDIDTEGEAREIAEQVAQAAAPRP